The nucleotide window GTCGTCCATTCATGAAGCCGAAACCAATCAGGATCATGAGCAATACCAATTTCCAGTGAAGCCATTTCCCTGCCTCAAACGCATTGGTTGCCATTGCCAGATAAAGTCCGGAAAGAACAGCGACTGCCAGGATCGGATAATAGATGAAATGATAAATTCTGGATTGGATCCATTGTGCGCCTTCAATTTGGGTGGCGTCCTTCATTCGGAGTCTGAAAATCACAGCAAGAGATTGAACAAAAAGTGTTCCTACTACCAGACAAATGGCTGTCAGATGTAATACCAGCATGAAATTGAGCATAATTTTTCTTTGGTGAAAGTGATGATGGATTATGCGCCGAAACGTCGCCAGTGTTCACTGAGCAATATTGCGACTGAGGATGCCACATTCAGGCTTTCCACGAGTCCTGTGCCCGGAATTTTCACATGGAAGTCGGCCAGTTTTTTCCACCGGGGAGAGACGCCTGAATGTTCTGAACCTATTATAAACACAAGTTTTTCTTTCAGTTGCAATTCAAAGAGATTTTCGCCTTTATGGGGAGTCGTCCCGATCAGATAAAATGCCAGATCCTGCAACTGTCGTATATCCGTAGACGGTCGGTTGAGACAGACCATATCCATCAAATCAGCGGCTCCTTCAGAAATCCGGTAGACTGTGCCCGATAGATTACTTGGGAAATCCGGTGTGTGAAGCACTGCCTTGACGCCGAAATGCGCCGCGGTTCTAAGAATCGCCCCGAAGTTATGAGGATTGGCGACTCCGTCAATAAACAGCAAACGCTGTGGCCCGGTTGTTGTGGAGACACGTTTGATAAACTGATTCCATGACAGGGGCGGCCGTTTTAGAATTTCAAGGCACAGACCTTCATGGTGTGTTGAATCGGTCAATTTGCTCAATTCAGTATCGCCCAGGATACGATATCCGATTTTTTGCTGTGCGCACCAGGCAAGGGTGGGTCTGAGTTCCTCCAACCGGGTTTCGTCAAGGTAAATTTTGCGGATGGCTTCTTTACGATGTTGAATCACGGTTTGGCAGGCATGCCAGCCAAAAATCCTGATTTCTTCCTCTTTCTGAGTTTTGATCACTCTGGGGGAGTGTCTCTCTTTCTGTTTTTCTTGCATGGGTTTCCGATGCGGAACGTGAGCTGAATAGCCTGAAAAATGGACACTATAAGAGGTTTATTTAAAAAGGAAAGCAAAAGGATTATGCAAAAACTGCGGTTTCTACGCAAAATAACGAAACCGATGGATCAGATATGGAATTATTCGGGCTTTAGTAGCGCTTTGAAGCATTTCACGAAACTGTTCCATTTCCTGTGAAATCCCTGCGGACCATGAATGACCATCCAGGGGGGAAAGATAAACAATATCATGTTTTTCCAGTTCCATGCGCTGGATTGCGTCAACGGTTGCAGTCAGATGATGCGTCGCTACGTCAGGTTCTCGGTTCAAATCGGGGTCTTCCAACCCGGCAAGTACGGTGATCGCACAGCGCATTCCTCCTGCTTTTTGTGTCTGAACTGTTTTTATTACTGCGGAAATATCAGCGCTTTTATTCATGGATCGACGCAATTCACTCCATCCGGTTTCAAGTCCCAGCGTAACCATGTTGAGTCCGGCATCCCGAAGTTGAGCATATTCCGCGGTTGTTCTGCGTGGGGAATGATCAGGATCCATGAAACAGGCCATGTCTTCTGAAAACTGTGGAAAATATCGTGAGACAA belongs to SAR324 cluster bacterium and includes:
- a CDS encoding RNA methyltransferase, encoding MQEKQKERHSPRVIKTQKEEEIRIFGWHACQTVIQHRKEAIRKIYLDETRLEELRPTLAWCAQQKIGYRILGDTELSKLTDSTHHEGLCLEILKRPPLSWNQFIKRVSTTTGPQRLLFIDGVANPHNFGAILRTAAHFGVKAVLHTPDFPSNLSGTVYRISEGAADLMDMVCLNRPSTDIRQLQDLAFYLIGTTPHKGENLFELQLKEKLVFIIGSEHSGVSPRWKKLADFHVKIPGTGLVESLNVASSVAILLSEHWRRFGA